One region of Quercus lobata isolate SW786 chromosome 2, ValleyOak3.0 Primary Assembly, whole genome shotgun sequence genomic DNA includes:
- the LOC115975824 gene encoding uncharacterized protein LOC115975824 isoform X1 — MAVASESKVVSARKRRHVVEVVEDENENEVVDASEISKAKRISCPGVRVKGNRIYDSENGKTCHQCRQKTRDFAAPCKNMNLNKLCTINFCHKCLLNRYGERAEDVAMLGDWKCPKCRGICNCSVCMKRRGHKPTGQLVITARKTGYSSVSEMLNNKDSDNLVHQKVVENIGVSPKKPVASNKEPEAISPKIQGKENSFDAKTDANLNSQISTPNTVEKKSKKTKREELKEISNGSINDDAHPKKSSPKKPKVSEVSKKEAKTNGKDNGVISKKNNSKIRVSKDKKEEKDGRTQKDGGASSAVGNDNARVNPKKVPVSCKVDNCTIILENKEYEVDIPLPQGASLMTVADIDLPPEDVGHALQFLEFCASFGKVIDVRKGQAESLLRELRYGRRGRRSQYSMNVQFHIQLLSLIQKDVGEEPLLSSPTNGRESWCQALGKFISESPSVLNELLSDSFNGGVDEYDKLDFSMKLRILNFLCDEALGTVKLRSWIDDQNSKVVGKGKEAKEKLLAAKDKEKHLKRKLQDEVAKAIIAKSGALSIAEHDAIVSQIKSEAAQAHAERLDAMGMVSKSKQKSDAIRTEAIFLDVDGRAFWKLKGYTGEDVILLQDMGTWDAVASDEKWFVYGAEQKQAIEKYISFSRVKRERNQNVAHTVPRGSNVANI; from the exons atggcCGTTGCTTCTGAAAGCAAAGTAGTCTCTGCAAGGAAGAGGAGGCATGTAGTAGAAGTAGTTGAGGATGAAAATGAAAACGAAGTAGTCGACGCCAGTGAGATTTCCAAAGCGAAGCGGATTTCGTGCCCCGGAGTTCGCGTTAAAGGGAATCGGATCTACGATTCCGAGAACGGGAAGACCTGTCACCag TGTCGTCAAAAAACAAGGGACTTTGCGGCGCCATGTAAGAACATGAACTTGAACAAGCTTTGTACCATAAATTTCTGTCACAAATGCCTTCTGAACAG ATATGGAGAGAGAGCAGAAGATGTGGCAATGTTGGGTGACTGGAAATGTCCCAAGTGCAGAGGAATTTGCAATTGCAGTGTCTGCAT GAAGAGAAGAGGTCACAAACCCACTGGTCAGCTAGTCATAACAGCCAGGAAAACGGGATATTCATCTGTTTCAGAGATGCTGAATAACAAAGATTCTGACAATTTGGTTCATCAGAAGGTTGTTGAAAACATTGGTGTTTCACCAAAAAAGCCTGTTGCTTCAAACAAG GAACCTGAAGCCATTTCACCAAAGATACAGGGTAAGGAAAATTCTTTTGATGCAAAGACTGATGCTAACTTGAATTCTCAGATATCAACACCAAACACTGTTGAAAAGAagtcaaagaaaacaaagcGGGAGGAATTGAAGGAAATATCTAATGGCAGCATTAATGATGATGCTCACCCAAAGAAAAGTAGCCCAAAAAAGCCAAAAGTTTCGGAGGTCTctaaaaaagaagctaaaacaAATGGAAAGGACAATGGTGTCATCTCTAAGAAAAATAATTCCAAGATACGTGTTTCAaaggataaaaaagaagagaaggatGGTAGAACTCAGAAAGATGGAGGAGCTTCAAGTGCTGTGGGGAATGACAATGCCAGGGTTAATCCCAAGAAAGTCCCTGTGTCATGTAAAGTTGATAATTGTACCATAATTCTTGAGAACAAAGAATATGAAGTCGATATTCCTTTGCCTCAAGGTGCCAGCTTAATGACTGTAGCTGACATTGATTTACCTCCAGAAGATGTTGGACATGCATtgcaatttttagaattttgtgctTCTTTTGGAAAG GTTATTGATGTGAGAAAAGGACAAGCTGAATCTTTACTTCGGGAATTAAGATATGGACGACGTGGAAGGCGATCACAATATTCAATGAATGTTCAATTTCATATCCAGCTCTTATCTTTGATACAAAAAGATGTGGGAGAAGA GCCTCTTTTATCAAGTCCAACGAATGGAAGAGAGTCATGGTGCCAAGCTCTAGGGAAATTCATCTCTGAATCGCCCTCTGTATTGAATGAGTTGCTCTCAGATAGTTTCAATGGAGGTGTTGATGAATATGACAAGCTAGATTTCTCTATGAAACTTAGAATCTTAAATTTTCTTTGTGATGAGGCTCTAGGCACTGT AAAATTGAGGAGTTGGATTGAtgatcaaaattcaaaagttgTTGGAAAAGGGAAGGAAGCAAAAGAAAAGCTTCTTGCAGCAAAGGATAAG GAGAAACATCTAAAGAGGAAGTTGCAGGATGAGGTGGCCAAAGCAATTATAGCAAAAAGTGGTGCTCTTTCAATTGCAGAGCATGATGCTATTGTTTCACAAATAAAAAGTGAGGCAGCTCAGGCTCATGCTGAGAGGCTTGATGCAATGGGCATGGTATCTAAGA GCAAGCAAAAATCTGATGCTATTAGAACAGAGGCTATCTTTTTGGATGTTGATGGTCGTGCATTTTGGAAATTGAAAGGCTATACTGGTGAAGATGTTATTTTACTTCAAg ATATGGGGACCTGGGATGCAGTTGCATCTGACGAAAAATGGTTTGTGTATGGTGCTGAACAGAAACAAGCAATTGAGAAATACATTTCTTTCTCAAG GGTCAAAAGGGAAAGGAATCAAAATGTTGCTCACACTGTTCCAAGGGGAAGTAATGTAGCAAACATCTAA
- the LOC115975824 gene encoding uncharacterized protein LOC115975824 isoform X2 — protein sequence MAVASESKVVSARKRRHVVEVVEDENENEVVDASEISKAKRISCPGVRVKGNRIYDSENGKTCHQCRQKTRDFAAPCKNMNLNKLCTINFCHKCLLNRYGERAEDVAMLGDWKCPKCRGICNCSVCMKRRGHKPTGQLVITARKTGYSSVSEMLNNKDSDNLVHQKEPEAISPKIQGKENSFDAKTDANLNSQISTPNTVEKKSKKTKREELKEISNGSINDDAHPKKSSPKKPKVSEVSKKEAKTNGKDNGVISKKNNSKIRVSKDKKEEKDGRTQKDGGASSAVGNDNARVNPKKVPVSCKVDNCTIILENKEYEVDIPLPQGASLMTVADIDLPPEDVGHALQFLEFCASFGKVIDVRKGQAESLLRELRYGRRGRRSQYSMNVQFHIQLLSLIQKDVGEEPLLSSPTNGRESWCQALGKFISESPSVLNELLSDSFNGGVDEYDKLDFSMKLRILNFLCDEALGTVKLRSWIDDQNSKVVGKGKEAKEKLLAAKDKEKHLKRKLQDEVAKAIIAKSGALSIAEHDAIVSQIKSEAAQAHAERLDAMGMVSKSKQKSDAIRTEAIFLDVDGRAFWKLKGYTGEDVILLQDMGTWDAVASDEKWFVYGAEQKQAIEKYISFSRVKRERNQNVAHTVPRGSNVANI from the exons atggcCGTTGCTTCTGAAAGCAAAGTAGTCTCTGCAAGGAAGAGGAGGCATGTAGTAGAAGTAGTTGAGGATGAAAATGAAAACGAAGTAGTCGACGCCAGTGAGATTTCCAAAGCGAAGCGGATTTCGTGCCCCGGAGTTCGCGTTAAAGGGAATCGGATCTACGATTCCGAGAACGGGAAGACCTGTCACCag TGTCGTCAAAAAACAAGGGACTTTGCGGCGCCATGTAAGAACATGAACTTGAACAAGCTTTGTACCATAAATTTCTGTCACAAATGCCTTCTGAACAG ATATGGAGAGAGAGCAGAAGATGTGGCAATGTTGGGTGACTGGAAATGTCCCAAGTGCAGAGGAATTTGCAATTGCAGTGTCTGCAT GAAGAGAAGAGGTCACAAACCCACTGGTCAGCTAGTCATAACAGCCAGGAAAACGGGATATTCATCTGTTTCAGAGATGCTGAATAACAAAGATTCTGACAATTTGGTTCATCAGAAG GAACCTGAAGCCATTTCACCAAAGATACAGGGTAAGGAAAATTCTTTTGATGCAAAGACTGATGCTAACTTGAATTCTCAGATATCAACACCAAACACTGTTGAAAAGAagtcaaagaaaacaaagcGGGAGGAATTGAAGGAAATATCTAATGGCAGCATTAATGATGATGCTCACCCAAAGAAAAGTAGCCCAAAAAAGCCAAAAGTTTCGGAGGTCTctaaaaaagaagctaaaacaAATGGAAAGGACAATGGTGTCATCTCTAAGAAAAATAATTCCAAGATACGTGTTTCAaaggataaaaaagaagagaaggatGGTAGAACTCAGAAAGATGGAGGAGCTTCAAGTGCTGTGGGGAATGACAATGCCAGGGTTAATCCCAAGAAAGTCCCTGTGTCATGTAAAGTTGATAATTGTACCATAATTCTTGAGAACAAAGAATATGAAGTCGATATTCCTTTGCCTCAAGGTGCCAGCTTAATGACTGTAGCTGACATTGATTTACCTCCAGAAGATGTTGGACATGCATtgcaatttttagaattttgtgctTCTTTTGGAAAG GTTATTGATGTGAGAAAAGGACAAGCTGAATCTTTACTTCGGGAATTAAGATATGGACGACGTGGAAGGCGATCACAATATTCAATGAATGTTCAATTTCATATCCAGCTCTTATCTTTGATACAAAAAGATGTGGGAGAAGA GCCTCTTTTATCAAGTCCAACGAATGGAAGAGAGTCATGGTGCCAAGCTCTAGGGAAATTCATCTCTGAATCGCCCTCTGTATTGAATGAGTTGCTCTCAGATAGTTTCAATGGAGGTGTTGATGAATATGACAAGCTAGATTTCTCTATGAAACTTAGAATCTTAAATTTTCTTTGTGATGAGGCTCTAGGCACTGT AAAATTGAGGAGTTGGATTGAtgatcaaaattcaaaagttgTTGGAAAAGGGAAGGAAGCAAAAGAAAAGCTTCTTGCAGCAAAGGATAAG GAGAAACATCTAAAGAGGAAGTTGCAGGATGAGGTGGCCAAAGCAATTATAGCAAAAAGTGGTGCTCTTTCAATTGCAGAGCATGATGCTATTGTTTCACAAATAAAAAGTGAGGCAGCTCAGGCTCATGCTGAGAGGCTTGATGCAATGGGCATGGTATCTAAGA GCAAGCAAAAATCTGATGCTATTAGAACAGAGGCTATCTTTTTGGATGTTGATGGTCGTGCATTTTGGAAATTGAAAGGCTATACTGGTGAAGATGTTATTTTACTTCAAg ATATGGGGACCTGGGATGCAGTTGCATCTGACGAAAAATGGTTTGTGTATGGTGCTGAACAGAAACAAGCAATTGAGAAATACATTTCTTTCTCAAG GGTCAAAAGGGAAAGGAATCAAAATGTTGCTCACACTGTTCCAAGGGGAAGTAATGTAGCAAACATCTAA
- the LOC115975825 gene encoding uncharacterized protein LOC115975825 isoform X2, whose product MKAISALARGGGGGGGDAVLCSHNHRFTLCNRLSFSPPIPNPTPNLTRSRPPIIITFFKPIPPKTHRFVLEAKAAESTQPASSLSSSSTTSANKTIVSDEEFSLAKVSFGVIGLGVGVSLLSYGFGAYFNILPGSEWSAIMLTYGFPLAIIGMALKYAELKPVPCLTYSEAQKLRETCATPILKQVRNDVIRYRYGDEQHLDEALKRIFQYGQGGGIPRRSAPVLQLIREEVTEDGKYCLVLVFEAKALKLSDFEKRQGLGQLNITAC is encoded by the exons ATGAAAGCAATATCAGCTTTAGctagaggaggaggaggaggaggaggagacgCTGTCCTCTGCTCTCACAACCACCGCTTCACTCTCTGCAACCGCCTCTCTTTCTCACCACCTATTCCTAATCCTACACCCAACCTCACACGATCCAGACCTCCCATCATCATCACTTTCTTCAAACCCATTCCTCCCAAAACGCACCGTTTCGTCCTCGAAGCCAAAGCCGCCGAGTCAACTCAACCCGCCTCCTcgctctcctcctcctccaccacttCCGCCAATAAAACCATCGTTTCCGACGAGGAATTCTCCCTCGCTAAG gtttCATTTGGTGTTATTGGCCTAGGTGTTGGGGTTTCACTCTTGTC GTATGGTTTTGGGGCCTATTTTAATATCCTCCCAGGATCTGAATGGTCAGCAATAATGCTAACATATGGCTTCCCTCTCGCAATCATTGGAATGGCTCTCAAG TATGCGGAACTCAAACCAGTGCCATGCTTGACTTATTCAGAAGCtcaaaagttgagagaaacaTGTGCCACTCCAATTCTTAAACAG GTCAGGAATGATGTTATAAGATATCGCTATGGGGATGAACAGCATTTGGATGAAGCATTGAAACGGATTTTCCAATATGGTCAA GGTGGAGGAATACCACGGAGAAGTGCTCCTGTTTTACAATTGATTCGTGAAGAA GTCACAGAAGATGGTAAATACTGTTTAGTCCTGGTGTTTGAGGCCAAAGCTCTTAAGTTGTCAGATTTTGAAAAAAGACAG GGCTTAGGTCAGTTGAATATCACTGCATGCTGA
- the LOC115975825 gene encoding uncharacterized protein LOC115975825 isoform X1, with product MKAISALARGGGGGGGDAVLCSHNHRFTLCNRLSFSPPIPNPTPNLTRSRPPIIITFFKPIPPKTHRFVLEAKAAESTQPASSLSSSSTTSANKTIVSDEEFSLAKVSFGVIGLGVGVSLLSYGFGAYFNILPGSEWSAIMLTYGFPLAIIGMALKYAELKPVPCLTYSEAQKLRETCATPILKQVRNDVIRYRYGDEQHLDEALKRIFQYGQGGGIPRRSAPVLQLIREEVTEDGKYCLVLVFEAKALKLSDFEKRQGKFASFFGPGITAEVVKSEDNLYEVRLISNTNPNASP from the exons ATGAAAGCAATATCAGCTTTAGctagaggaggaggaggaggaggaggagacgCTGTCCTCTGCTCTCACAACCACCGCTTCACTCTCTGCAACCGCCTCTCTTTCTCACCACCTATTCCTAATCCTACACCCAACCTCACACGATCCAGACCTCCCATCATCATCACTTTCTTCAAACCCATTCCTCCCAAAACGCACCGTTTCGTCCTCGAAGCCAAAGCCGCCGAGTCAACTCAACCCGCCTCCTcgctctcctcctcctccaccacttCCGCCAATAAAACCATCGTTTCCGACGAGGAATTCTCCCTCGCTAAG gtttCATTTGGTGTTATTGGCCTAGGTGTTGGGGTTTCACTCTTGTC GTATGGTTTTGGGGCCTATTTTAATATCCTCCCAGGATCTGAATGGTCAGCAATAATGCTAACATATGGCTTCCCTCTCGCAATCATTGGAATGGCTCTCAAG TATGCGGAACTCAAACCAGTGCCATGCTTGACTTATTCAGAAGCtcaaaagttgagagaaacaTGTGCCACTCCAATTCTTAAACAG GTCAGGAATGATGTTATAAGATATCGCTATGGGGATGAACAGCATTTGGATGAAGCATTGAAACGGATTTTCCAATATGGTCAA GGTGGAGGAATACCACGGAGAAGTGCTCCTGTTTTACAATTGATTCGTGAAGAA GTCACAGAAGATGGTAAATACTGTTTAGTCCTGGTGTTTGAGGCCAAAGCTCTTAAGTTGTCAGATTTTGAAAAAAGACAG GGAAAATTTGCTTCATTCTTTGGACCAGGGATCACGGCTGAAGTTG TAAAGAGTGAAGATAATCTATATGAAGTCCGACTTATTTCCAACACAAACCCCAATGCATCTCCTTAG
- the LOC115978010 gene encoding uncharacterized protein LOC115978010 has translation MASTMEQSGRRDESEFSLKEWAIKARISRENTNSRRFSASNIRSFREDARSFRSNVTISSTASSPGYSLRDEIDPSTYSFTNALKALQARSGYPSWECLSPDRFALNSKWNEAEKYICNPLSGEVPMECLSAKTLSGRSFRNSTNRITMSAPLVYSSHSRQTQTKPYSTSTQEASVLQLPIPEKRTEGMRTRDVGTQSTPPDLSSSSPSPTSTPSIIERSIKRCGLEAGDSPISNAKIITEEPVKETRDTKETKREKEERRKKDEQLCSRQAGCLSWMRKKRQREKHKARKNNNIFLRRFKGC, from the exons ATGGCTTCCACCATGGAACAGTCCGGACGAAGAGATGAATCAGAGTTCAGTTTGAAAGAATGGGCCATCAAGGCACGTATTAGTCGTGAAAACACCAATTCCAGAAGGTTTTCAGCATCAAATATCAGAAGTTTTAGAGAAGATGCGAGGTCTTTCAGATCAAATGTAACCATTTCAAGCACTGCTTCTTCACCTGGCTACTCCTTGAGAG atgaaatcGACCCCTCAACATATTCATTTACCAATGCTCTTAAAG CATTGCAGGCAAGGTCCGGTTATCCTAGCTGGGAATGCTTATCGCCAGACAGGTTTGCTTTGAATTCCAAGTGGAATGAagcagaaaaatatatatgcAATCCACTTTCAGGGGAAGTTCCCATGGAATGTTTATCTGCTAAAACACTAAGTGGAAGATCATTTCGTAACTCAACAAACAGAATTACAATGTCTGCGCCTCTAGTTTACTCATCCCATTCAAGACAAACCCAAACAAAGCCGTATTCAACTTCTACACAAGAAGCCTCAGTTCTCCAATTGCCAATTCCAG AAAAGAGAACTGAGGGCATGAGGACTAGAGATGTTGGCACTCAAAGCACACCTCCTGATCTTAGTTCAAGCAGTCCTAGTCCTacttccactccttccatcatTGAGAGATCCATAAAGCGATGTGGACTAGAAGCCGGAGATTCACCTATTTCAAATGCAAAAATTATAACTGAGGAACCG GTGAAAGAAACAAGAgatacaaaagaaacaaaaagagaaaaggaagagagaaggaagaaagacGAGCAATTATGCAGCAGGCAAGCTGGGTGCTTATCATGGATGAGAAAGAAAAGGCagagagagaaacacaaagCAAGAAAGAACAACAACATCTTTCTAAGACGTTTCAAAGGGTGTTAA